CCGCAATCAACGACCTATAATCCGGTCACTCAGAAGCTGAGCGCGGCGGTCACGCTCACCACCCAAGGCAACGATTTTGGCGAGTTCATCTTCTGCTATCCGGACATTCCTGATGTCCCCTATCCCCCGCTGTTGGACCAAGTCGAGAATTACCCCGGCATTCAGCCGTATGACGTGGTTGCGCCGGTGCTCGCGACAACCGGGAACACGTACTCGGTAAACCATGCCTTGCCCGTCTTGCTCTCCTGGTCCCCCAAAGGCTTCGCTCGCTCCTACCAACTCCAAATCTCCACCAACGCCGATTTCTCCTCCAACCTCGTCTCAGTCTCTTATCAGACTGATGCCTATTACGTTTGGAACGGCGCTGCGCCCAATACGACTTATTATTACCGGGCCAAGACGATCAACGAAGGCGGCGCCAGCGACTGGTCAGATGGCGCCTTTCAGACCGTGCCGCCATTTATCAGCCTGACCTTCCCCAACGGCGGCGAGGCCTTACAGCGCGGAGTGCAATACTTCATCCGTTGGAGCGATGATCTGGCGGAAAACATCAATATTGACCTCTACAAGAGCGGCGCCCTCGTAAAAAATATCGCTGCCAACGTGCCCAGCAATGGGGCTTATGAGTGGCAGCCTGGTTTTGACATCGTCCCCGGTAGCGATTACTCGATCCAAGTCTCCAGCACGACTAACGCGGCCTTATCGGCTCTTAGCCAGGCGCCCTTTAGCATCATTGACGCTCCGACCGTCACCCCAGGCTCAGTGACCATCCTCCCGGATGGCAAAGTCCAATTTGCGATTGCTTGCCCTGGCGCAACCCAGGTCTCCGTGCTGTCCTCCACGAACTTATCGGACTGGCAACTGCTGCAAATCCTGCCGCTCGATAGTGGCGGCGCCTCGTTCACGGATAACACGGCGACCAACTCCCCGGCCCTGTTCTACCGCCTGCGAGTGCCCTGAGAGGGGGCCCAGCCTGGGCTGAACCCTCTCTCGTGCGCTCACTATCCGCGTTCAGCGCCAAAGTAGGGGACGATTTGCAGGTTGCGCTTTAGTCACCATGACCATGCTCACCATGACCACGCTCACCATGACTCCGGTCGTCATGATCGGGACCGGCAAACGGCCCGGCTGAGATATTCCCGGAGTAGATCGCTGCGCCGTTGGTGTCGCTGGCCGGACTTGCAAACTGCAAGCTGCCGATCAATGAGAAATGCGTGAGTTCGTTACTTGTCCCGAAATGCGAGGTTTCTCTTGCTCTCAGCGTGCCGGCGGCTACGGTGTTGGTTCCCAAAAACACCCAGGATAGACGCTCGACAACTGTCCCATTGGTTTTGGCAAGGGCAACGCCGCCCGAAAAGGCGATCGGGGTAGCGATGAGGGTGTCGTTCGTTCCGCTCACCACCTCCAAATCATCTGCTGTCAGGTTATAAACCAGTCGAAGCCCGGTCAGGTCGGTTAATCCTGATGCCGCAGCCGCATCGGAAATGATCTGCCGATTGCCATAATGGCTATAGGATAATCCCCCGGAATCATTGGTCATGACACTGACCGTGTTTACTTCGGCTTTGAAGAGCTGCTGCGCATTGGCTGGTCCAATTACGAGACAGGACGATGCCACCGCGGCCAGGACGAGTAGGTTTGATTTCTTCATTTGCTTTCCTTTGTTTGTTTATTCAAGCGCAGAACTCCAAACTGCGCACCGGCCAGCCCTAATAAGGCGAGACCGATGCCTGGGTGATTCTGCGTAATGATGAGAAGTGCCATAGCTGCTTGAGGGGATCAAGGGAGGCCAGCCCTAGGATTTTCCGAGGCAAGACTGGGCTTTTTACCGAGCGCCGCAAAAACCGGCCGCGGGAGTGAACAACCACGATTGGTTCGATAGTCCCCGAAGCCGATGCGAGTCGGTCGTAGTCGCGGCGAGCCGCCGCAGATTGTAGAATTGTCTTTGAATTCCTCATTACTCCCGGCACTATGCGCCCTCGCTTTTGGATTGGGGAAGGGCTGCCGGCGCACCTGGCTCCTGCCTCCTGGTTTATCCATTAAGATGAAACGCACGCATCATTGCAATGAACTGCGCCCGGTGAACATTGGGCAGGCCGTCACTTTAGCCGGTTGGGTCCATTCCCGACGCGACTTGGGCGGGGTCATTTTTATTGATATTCGGGATCGCGAAGGGCGCACTCAAACAGTGTTCGACCCATCGGACCTGCCGAAGGACCTGTTTGAGCGGGCCGCGGCCCTGCGCAGCGAGTGCGTTGTCCGGGTCACCGGCAAGGTCCGCCAGCGCCCAACCGGAACCAGCAATCCAAAAATTCCCACAGGCGAAATCGAAGTGGCGGTGTCGTCGCTCGAATTATTGAACTACGCCGAGGTGCTGCCGTTTCCGGTGGATGACCCGGAGGTGGCCAGCAAGGTGAACGAGGAATTGCGGCTCAAGTACCGTTACCTGGATTTGCGCCGGCCTGAGATGGCGCGCAACATCCGATTGCGCAGCAAAGTGGCCATCGCGACCCGCAGTTACATGGACGAGCAGGGTTTTGTGGAAGTCGAAACCCCGATTCTCTTTAAGAGCACACCGGAGGGCGCGCGCGAGTTTTTGGTGCCCAACCGCCGTGAGCCGGGCACATTCTACGCCCTGCCGCAATCGCCGCAGCAGTTCAAACAAATCCTCATGGTCGGCGGCATCGAGCGTTATTACCAGTTGGCCCGATGCTTTCGCGATGAAGACCAGCGCGCCGATCGGCAGCTCGAATTTACACAAATCGATATTGAAATGTCCTTCATTGATCGGGAGGACATTTACCGCTTGGTCGAAGGGTTGCTGCAACGCGTCTGGAAGATTGCTCTCAACATCGATGTGCCGGTCCCGTTCAAGCGAATCACCTTCCAGGAAGCCATCAATCGCTACGGCATTGACAAGCCCGATACACGGTTCGGAATTGGGTTAGCCGATTTTACCGAGGAATTTCGTGGGAGCACCTTCAAGGTATTCAGCGGGGCAATTGCCAATCACGGGG
The window above is part of the Verrucomicrobiia bacterium genome. Proteins encoded here:
- the aspS gene encoding aspartate--tRNA ligase, with the protein product MKRTHHCNELRPVNIGQAVTLAGWVHSRRDLGGVIFIDIRDREGRTQTVFDPSDLPKDLFERAAALRSECVVRVTGKVRQRPTGTSNPKIPTGEIEVAVSSLELLNYAEVLPFPVDDPEVASKVNEELRLKYRYLDLRRPEMARNIRLRSKVAIATRSYMDEQGFVEVETPILFKSTPEGAREFLVPNRREPGTFYALPQSPQQFKQILMVGGIERYYQLARCFRDEDQRADRQLEFTQIDIEMSFIDREDIYRLVEGLLQRVWKIALNIDVPVPFKRITFQEAINRYGIDKPDTRFGIGLADFTEEFRGSTFKVFSGAIANHGVVKAINAKGLAGATQGQIDAMTELAKSLGAKGLAFIKIEGGEWKSPIVKFFNETERAALAQKLNIAEGDLILFAADQWLAACEILGKIRLYCADLLKAQGRLDIPAGRFDFLWVVDFPLLSFDKEQNRWYSTHHPFTAPVAEDIPLLKNEPKKVRGQHYDVVVNGVELGGGSIRIHQPDVQKMVFEEVLQIPPEETRLRFGYMLDAFKYGAPPHGGIALGFDRMIAILCGTPSIRDVIAFPKTAKGTCLMTESPAPVSPRQLRDLHIELKAAKPG